The following coding sequences lie in one Chitinophagaceae bacterium genomic window:
- the gldL gene encoding gliding motility protein GldL, producing the protein MNRIVVFFESERGKRLKNLIIGVGASIVLLGALFKLQHWDYASEFLILGMCTEAFIFALLGILPPHKDYYWEKIYPELDFAPDEDELKMIKETSSHGGLTNQLDQMMTEAKLEPELIKRLGDNLRRLGDNISQLHDFTDASMATNEYSASAKQAAGALAEMKVAYTNATEAAKLLGNATAETKSYHEQVQLVSKNLAQLNAIYELELQDTNSHLKTMNKFYGSLTQAMDNLSESVEDTKKYRSEMSGLAKNLSQLNNVYGNMLTAMTMGAQK; encoded by the coding sequence ATGAATAGAATCGTTGTATTCTTTGAGTCCGAGAGGGGCAAAAGGTTAAAAAACCTGATCATTGGAGTTGGTGCTTCCATTGTTTTGCTCGGTGCACTTTTCAAATTGCAGCACTGGGATTATGCAAGTGAATTCCTGATTCTGGGCATGTGTACCGAAGCCTTCATCTTTGCATTGCTTGGTATTCTTCCTCCACACAAGGATTACTACTGGGAAAAAATTTATCCTGAACTCGATTTTGCTCCTGATGAGGACGAATTGAAGATGATTAAAGAAACCAGTAGTCATGGCGGGCTTACCAATCAGCTTGATCAGATGATGACCGAAGCGAAGCTTGAACCTGAGTTGATCAAGCGTTTGGGAGATAACCTCAGACGTCTGGGAGACAACATTTCTCAATTGCACGACTTTACAGATGCTTCAATGGCTACGAATGAATATTCAGCCAGTGCAAAACAAGCTGCCGGGGCATTAGCAGAAATGAAAGTTGCTTATACTAATGCTACTGAAGCTGCCAAGTTGTTGGGTAACGCTACAGCAGAAACCAAAAGCTATCATGAGCAGGTGCAACTGGTTTCTAAAAACCTGGCACAACTCAATGCTATTTACGAGTTGGAATTGCAGGATACAAACAGTCATCTGAAAACCATGAATAAGTTTTATGGTTCGCTCACGCAGGCAATGGATAACCTTTCAGAATCGGTAGAAGATACTAAAAAGTATCGCTCTGAAATGTCAGGTTTGGCCAAGAACCTGTCGCAACTCAATAATGTGTATGGTAACATGCTTACTGCTATGACCATGGGTGCACAAAAATAG